From Bombyx mori chromosome 10, ASM3026992v2, a single genomic window includes:
- the CPG14 gene encoding cuticular protein glycine-rich 14 precursor — translation MAKLIVALALIGCVAAEPPVGYSYSAPSSIVIGGHSSLSSGGHYTPVPVGHQETEGYSVDPHLLEKIKTIILKDEIQNQAYQSVSSSHGHGHGVSSHYGPPAPVYGVPHDRIVGIELEHLQQAIQVAQYHQAEEGYAGGYAGGYSGYSGISGYSSGGHGGYSSGGHSYSAPSISYSTIGVPSGSYGVPSPSSSYGAPHH, via the exons ATGGCCAAGTTGATA GTCGCCCTCGCTTTGATCGGCTGCGTGGCCGCCGAGCCTCCGGTCGGGTACAGCTACTCCGCTCCTTCGTCCATCGTCATCGGAGGACACTCTTCCCTCAGCAGCGGGGGACACTACACCCCGGTGCCTGTCGGACACCAGGAAACCGAGGGCTACAGTGTAGACCCCCATCTGCTCGAGAAGATCAAGACCATCATCCTTAAGGACGAGATCCAGAACCAGGCCTACCAATCCGTCTCTTCTTCCCATGGTCACGGACACGGCGTCTCTTCCCACTACGGGCCCCCCGCTCCTGTCTACGGCGTACCCCACGACAGAATCGTCGGCATCGAACTGGAGCATCTCCAGCAAGCTATCCAGGTCGCCCAGTATCACCAGGCTGAAGAAGGCTACGCTGGTGGCTATGCCGGTGGTTACTCTGGCTACTCTGGCATCTCTGGTTACTCCAGCGGCGGTCATGGTGGTTACTCCAGCGGCGGTCACTCCTACTCCGCTCCCTCCATCAGCTACAGCACCATCGGAGTCCCGTCAGGATCGTACGGAGTCCCTTCCCCATCATCGTCCTACGGCGCTCCCCATCATTAA